TTTACCTCAGGCCAAACCACAGCTAGAAACACTCGAGGAAACTGCTGACGTAACTAAAGTGTACTATATGCAAactgcatgtaaaaaaaaaatatatatatattatatatatatatatatatatatatatatatatatatatatatatatatatatatatatacacataattaAATCTTTACATCCATATGCAGTGACTAgagaatttttaaataaatagttccactgagatataaagtcataatttcaagAAATAAAGTTGTAATTATTATAAGTTGCACTTAAAGATATATAAGTGTACGTTGCAATTGTGAGGTCACAACCACACTGTATACAAAGATGGAACTTATCCTGAATATCATTAACACTTTATTTAtgcaaataaaacatttcaaggttcaggaaaacaacaacaaaaataagtaCATTCGTTAAAGTAGCACATGGTTTTGTTTGTCAGCATGTCATGTTTGTTTAATTAGAGACAAGGCTGGCACATGAGCAGGTCCAAACTGAGCAGGTTTTTGAGATGGGCACAGATGCTGGATCATTTGACCCATGGCTGtccataaatattttttgaacGTTGACAATATGCTTTGACGGAGGGGAAAGAGTTAACTAACATTTTCTGCAGAGCGATGGACAGTTTAAAAGATCCAAATAAGAGATCCcatctgtttaaaaaaagtaaaaagaagTGATGCCTCCTCAGGGAAGGATTACAAAAGCCTTAATACAGCAGAGTGCACTACAAACCCAAACCAGTGGCAGTTTCACTGGATTTCAACTTCTTGAAGGTGAAACGTCACTAGAGTCCACCAATGTGTCCCCAAGGAAAGCTCTTCAGCCACACAGATAAATGTACAATATTCACAGTATTTACATGGAGTGGCTCATCCAAAAACAGCCAGTGAGGTATTCCATTGGTTTGCCTTTCATTTGTTCTCAAGGAGAGTCTTTATATCTTTAATTCCATGTTCTGACGCAACTGCGATCACATGGTCTAAAGCATTGAGTCGTCCCAGAAGCCTAATCACATCCTTTATTTGTTCCCTATGTAGAGAAACAATAACTGTATTAATAAAAGAGAGATAATGCTTGCATTGCAGACAGCTATAGAAATGCATGCATGCTTGCAtgctacattttaattttactttattatATGCTGGAACCATGAAACATATCaacatacaccaatcaggcataacattatgacaggttaagtgaataacactgattatctcatCTTCATGACACCtgtagtgggtgggatatattaggcagcaagcgaacattttgtcctcaaggttgatgtgttaaaagcaggaaaaatggtaAAGCGTAAgcatttgagcgagtttgacaagggccagattgtgaaggctagatgactgggtcagagcagttcttgtggggtgttcccagcctgcagtggtcagtatctatcaaaagcgccatggctcattgatgcacgtggggagcgaaggctgcccgtgtggtccgatcaaacagacgagctactgtagctcaaattgatcaagaagttaatgctggttttgatagaaaggtgtcaggatacacagtgcattgccatttgttgcgtatggggccgcatagccacagaccagtcagggtgcccatgctgacccctgtccaccgccaaaATTGGgtaatttggcccttgtcaaattcGGTCAAATCCTTATGCCCACCCATTTTTCtccttctaacacatcaactttgacgTTTAACACAATCAAAAtgttcacttcacctgtcagaaTGTTATACCTGATTGGTATAAACACTCAATGTTAATAATTCATataaatttgatgtttttttaatatatatatttttttcctcattaaGATCAGTACGTCCAAACAACGGTGGACAGATCCCCAAGCCTAGAATAGCACCAGACGTCCCACTAAAGGTCTGTTTTAAATTAAACCATCATTATTCCTTCATACTAAGCTAATATCTGATCTCTCTGTGTGGCATCTACAGAGATGTTGAGATGTTAATTTAACAAGAGAACATAATAAACCACATTACCTCACGTTCCTCTTCTCCACGTCTGATCCGGCTACGCAGCTGCGGTACAGACTGCTGGCCAAGTGTTTCAAATATCTGCAGAAGTTCTCGAGCTGAGGAAGAGTCTGCTGTCCTTTCAGACTGCTGAACCACTGCACAGGAAAACACTCCACCACCTGAGGGCAGGTTAGGGTTAATAGAGGGTTAGAATAACTTCATCTGTAAACACTTTATGGATATTGATTCCAAACGAGTCATACTCTGCGGCCTTTCTCCACATGTTCCTCATTGGCGTCTGTGGTCTGCAGGGCTGCGAGAAGGTAGCGGTTTAGTGTGCTGTCCACGGCGAGCTCCTTCAGCGCTGACTGAGACAGGATCCCATCCCACATTAAGATATTTCCAAGTAACTGAACACAAGAAAGCGATTCATCAGAGAATAAGCTTGAACAATGGttaaaatattaaagggttagttcacccaaaagtggaaattctgtcaataattacttatcctcatgtcgttcgacacccgtaagaccttcgtttatcttttatttttatcgtttatttttgttgaaatccgatggctcagaaaggagaatgtcatttcctctctcaagacccataaaaggcactaaagacgtcggtacgaagcccatctcactacaataattttatgaagtgacgagaatagtttttgtgcacaaaaaaaacttaCAGTGATGAGCcgaattcaaaacaaagctttgaacggttatgaatcagcttataGATTCAATCAGCTTATCGGATCACTTGTCAAAcggccaaactgctgaaatcacatgactttggcGAACCagaatacactgattcataactgtttgaagctttgttttgaaattggccattCATTATTTCGTTTCTttccgcacaaaaactattctcgtcgcttcatagaattattgtagaaccactgtagtgagatgggctttgtaacggcgtctttagtgcctttatgggtcttgagagaggaaatgaaggcctttctgaaaaatatctttatttgtgttccgaagatgaactaggtcttacaggtgtcgaatgagtaattaataaaatcacgcatttttgagttaactaatcctttaaataattacataaaagGTCAACTGATGTAGATGCCAGGAGAAAGTCTAGAATATACAAGCATGACTAGTCTTACCTTCACACAAGACCAAAACTGCCTCTGGGAAAAGAGGTAAGGACCAGAGTTCTTGTTCTCCATAACactaaggggaaaaaaacacacaggTTTACACAATACACTTGGTCACAATTGGAAActagaatatatataaaaagaacagcatataCAAAGTGATTCAGctggaattaaaaaaatgtgacgCCTCGAGTGCCGTTGAGAGGAAttgtaaacacctctgattggccagtgCTCACACGCTCATCGGCTATGTGATTTCACACtcacttttttggaaacagaGGCAGGAAAATATCATCATCGAGAGTCCGTCGAATTCGGATGACTATGGTCCTTAGAAGCTCCTGAAAGATATTAGTTCATTTCTCAGTGACAATCAAATGCAACTAATAATTTAAACCTGTTAAGCCCAACATATGAAAGTAGTTTGATCTTagcaaatacatttattatcgAGATGTAGCGATATCAAAATCCATATACAATACTGTAggctttaataaaataaaataaaatgcaaaaataagaGCCGTTGCGGACTCATCCTTTCACTGACCTGTGTGTTGCGGTTGTCACCGTGCAGAACAGTGGGATAATCTTTGATCAGCCTCTGCATGAAAGCGACCAGTCTGGACGTCTGACTGCTGGAGAGCGGATCCCACACCTGATCCGTCAGAACTGAGGGGGGTGACAGAAAGGGCAGAAGTCATGTTTTAAACAAGTGATTTGGGTTTGACGTGCTGTTCTGAGTTTAAAAGTAAGAACTGAACCATTCCATAAATGGGAAATGAACAGACTAACCTGCTAGTTTAGGAAGAAGCACTCTTTCAACAATAGCAGGAAGCAGGCTGTTATCTATGTCTTCCTCTTTCTTTAGAGAGCTCTGCTCTTCAAAACCATAGAAGAGCAACGACTCGAACCACAGCATGTACTCAAAGTTTGGACAATCCACCTGAATAGATACAAATAGCAATTTAAGACTGAAATGTTTAGCCATGCAAAGTAGATCACAAAAATGCAGAAATTACATGCTTCCTGTACCTCGAATGGAGACCATGGGATGAGCTGCAGTCGAATAAGGGGATTAAAGAGTTTGGGCAGACACAGTCCAATGTAGGCGTCTCTGTAGCATGTAAAATACAGCTTTCTCCAGGTCTCGAAGTGAGACTTTATGTTGTCCAGAGAGTGGAAGTCCTCCACCACATCCTCAAAAACCTTCTTGGACTCAATAAAAATGCGATCTTGAAATCAAAAAAGGTAAAAAGGTTAAACTAGGAAACGATTAAACGTAAAAACCTTGAATCTTGTATTGATGTGTGTTAGGCTGGTCACCTCTCTCGAGGTTGTAGCTGGTGATGTCAGTGGACGTCTCTTCATCATCGCTAGAAAGCCCCTCCTTATGCTCGGCTCTCTTGCCGTTCTGCTCTCGAGCTTGCCTGCGACGGGTTCTGTTCGGAGATATCAAAACAGACTGACACTTAAAACTGAAATACTTTACAGAAAGTCTGCCTAAAGTAGATCTGGGTATTGATACAGATTGTCTGattcattttcattcatattcACTATGTCCTGATTCTATTCGTTCATGATTTTGATTCAATCATCATTTGTTTGGGGAAAGTTCAATTATACTGTTAACAGTTTCAGTTATTTACCTGACTGACAATTTGACTATTGCTCACTTTTCCAAAAATTATAGACCATTACAGGTTACCATTCAAAGCTAATGACACAATGATACTGAGGATATTAGTACATGTTTACTAGATTTGAAATTAGTATAATACAAAGCAATTAAAATAACAACATGGAAGGTTTTACATTCTAAAAATCCATTGGGTCGGTACAATCAATTAAAATCCAATTTAGAGAGGTACACATATGCCACTAGACAGGCACCAGAAGGCAGATTTTCACTCCCTAAAGCAAAAGCTAACTTTCTCAAACGTACAGTAGTATATAGGACAgtcaaaaaaaaggaaattaacTTCTTgaagctacagtagctcgtctgtctGGACCACATAGGTTGGACCACATAGGCCAGCCTTctctccccacgtgcatcaataagcctcggccgcccatgaccctggtGCCGGCTCACAACcgttccttccttggacaacttttgatagatactgaccactgcagaccagtcTGTAAGCActtctgacccagtcgtctaaacatcacaatttggcccttgtcaaacttgctcaaatcctaacgtttgcccattttttctgcttctaacacatcaactttgaggacaaaatgtccacctgctgcctaatatatcccacccactaggtgctgtgatgaacagataatcagtgttattcataaTGTgccaatgttatgcctgatctgtgaatatatagcatttttttaaagcataccGTCTGGCTTCTCTTTCAGCTATCCTCCTCTGTTTGGCCAGCTCCTGATAGGCTGTACGATCTCGACCAAATGAGTCCAGGTTAGGGGCCATAACAGCCTTACCTGAAACAGAAAGAACTGACATTAACCCTCAGTAAAGCTGAACTCACCAGCTATGTTACAACCTGACATATCTGATAGTAATTTACCTACTCATTCATTTATCATACTAGATGTTCATGCATTAGTCCACAAATGTcagtcaaaatataatttaatttcatGCACAGTGCTTAAGGGTTTCTCCCCTTTTCTGATGTCATCGGGATTCATTTTTGACTTAAGTTAATTTTATGCCTGCACAATTTTACTAGGCTGAGGTGAACACTCTCCTCCAATAACTTACCTGCACAGCATCTTAACAATGTATCAGTGTGAACACTGATCAATAAGAAGCCAGTAAGCTTTCACCATCCGAAAGCCACATTCATTGACACACTTGatttcaatctctctctctcgcactctctctcgcacacacactgtGTATTATTCTGATGTGCAATTAATCATAACTGTTTAACAAaaatgaaaggaaaaaaaaacaatgaggCCATTCAAATAAAAACCTTCAAGATGGACTGACTTGAAAGGCTGGAAAACTCCGACGATTCATCTTTAATATCATCCTGTCTTCTCTGGACGAGACGGGACGCCCGCTGCCGAAGTAACTGGTGCATGGCGACCTCAAGCTCCAGAATAACAGGCACCTGAAAGATACGATGATTTTTGTGACAGCTGAACCAAAGACAAGGGGCCGGAGACCGAGACGAGGGGCTTAGTGTGCTCTGCTGTGGCATGGAAGAGAAAGCAGCCAAATGAAATAGCTCTAAACACAAAGCCCTTTAGAGCTGGGTCAAAACTGGCTTCCACTTGTGTTAATGCTTCATGGTATTAACATCATTATGagtcaaaagaaaaaaacacacaaaaaaaaaaagtctgtgaAAGACTTccgttaaaggtgcagtgtttgaattttagcggcatctagcagTGAGGTTGTGAGTTGCAATGACGGTGCAGTCTATGTGGGGTCAGAAACCTCatggatttcataaaaaatatcttaatttgtgttccgatgatgaacacTTATCTttcaggtttagaacaacatatgggtgagaaattaatgacatttttatttttgggtgaactaccacTTTAAGAGGTATATGAGCCATGAGCCAAACCAACCGGCTATGAGGTGAATGACATtacaaactttgatttgaaACAAAAAAGTTTTTGACAAAAAGACAAAGATATAAGACAGTACACTTAATGGCTTCATTGTGGGGAAATAATTACAATCCTGTGAGGCAATGCGAatgataataaaatgatgaataaaacaaaacaatggaTGTTGATGGTGTATATAGaaactatatatatacactttacATTCATtgcaaaaatatgaatatacaaatataattatatttgagAGAGCACAGAGAAATGGATCTTTTGGCCTGATTTGCTTGGCGGAGAGGTCTCTACATAATAATGTTGATGTAGATTTTCCACCAAGAATTCCACTGTAAATcatgattgttttttttgttttttttataatttgaaATATAGCAGGCTGTTGGCTTTAACAAAATGTATCATAAATTAACAACTGCGTAGCTCAGTAGTTCTTGTTAACGGTTTAAAATGTACCTTTCAAAATCAATTCCCTAGGGAGAAGATGAATGGGATTTTTACTTTTGGTACCGAATGTTTTCACAGACATATACCACAAACTAATGTAGATATTACCTTATCCTAACCCTCACCTAATGCAATCATTAAGCTATCAAGCATTCAAATGAGAGAATGGTTAATACATTTTGCCTTTAAAGGGGAGTATAGTCCACTGGTGGTCCAATAAAGATTTACCATTTTGGTCTTTTATtactttaaatgtgtttaaatggTTCAACAACAGTGTAAACAAACTACTTACTGTTGCTACCTAAAGAATTGGAAGTCTcacacaaataaaaagaaagTATGACCTACAAAGTATTACAATTAAGGCTTTTTTcaactaataacaattttatAGTGATATGTTAGTTCTCCATGCCTCAAAGACAACATTATTTGTATGTATAAAGCCTCTTTATagctgaaataaattaaagaaCCACAAAAAGAATCTCTTGCTGCATCAGCTGTGGGGAAAATATGGAAGATTACAAAATAATCCACGATCTGATGAAAATATGACCTGGTGGACTGCTGACAATAATTTTAACAATCATAATAAACATGAACTATGCGATTTATAAGTAGTAACTGGCGTTATTTTTACTCCTAATGATATTATAAAAGAATGCAGTAATTTTAGTTGTGACAAATATGTTTAAAGTGTAATTAACTAGACAAAATTCTGACACAGGCAACATCCAATAAACTTTGAAATCAAGAAGAAATATAGTAGCAAGGTctgaataaaaacaacaactgaaAAACAAGTCAGTAAAAAAACGGCAGCAACATAAAAACGAATGCATTCATTCTTACCTTTTCACTGAAACACTCAAGCAAGTCTCCAACATACCCTCGCATTTCTTGCAAGAATCTATATTTGTCTGCGGCCTCCTGTGAGGAGCCCTCTAGGAGCTGGATGGTCTTTTTGGAGGCCTCCAGCTCCTCCTGGATCTGCTCAAAGCGCCGGGCATTGGAATTGTGCCCCTGGCGCATGAAGCTCAGCCTGGTGCACAGGGGAGTCAAAGAGAGGTTTGTTATTAGTGATGTATGGGGACATCGCTAG
The window above is part of the Pseudorasbora parva isolate DD20220531a chromosome 23, ASM2467924v1, whole genome shotgun sequence genome. Proteins encoded here:
- the paxbp1 gene encoding PAX3- and PAX7-binding protein 1, which gives rise to MFKKAKRCNFRRRNESDEEEKEEDKQSGGPGAEESANPSESSTGPASGANMVNHGNGFQPGAVKINKEKKRKKDNREEPKASLLSFHDDEDDSEVFRVKKSYHSKKIVKQLKKEYKEDLEKYSGAVPEQSTRIGGPTQNLSIKEEPLAGSRASSEQGEEEMEVDSNEEQEEEGEQRSAGGAFSQTMSALSSLRPGEIPDAAFIHAARKRRQMARELGGETPLIENEATNKRLVREDENGGSDDDEDEKRINFSGVKIKTQRQKIAEEIGSDDEALDDGQDEEVNRWEQEQIRKGISIPQVQITQPEDTTMYYQGSYDAQPYGATYAMPFSYTTATVGADNSKTLNAEPSVPYPIPSCDLTPITTDLVKKRLKDRLSFMRQGHNSNARRFEQIQEELEASKKTIQLLEGSSQEAADKYRFLQEMRGYVGDLLECFSEKVPVILELEVAMHQLLRQRASRLVQRRQDDIKDESSEFSSLSSKAVMAPNLDSFGRDRTAYQELAKQRRIAEREARRTRRRQAREQNGKRAEHKEGLSSDDEETSTDITSYNLERDRIFIESKKVFEDVVEDFHSLDNIKSHFETWRKLYFTCYRDAYIGLCLPKLFNPLIRLQLIPWSPFEVDCPNFEYMLWFESLLFYGFEEQSSLKKEEDIDNSLLPAIVERVLLPKLAVLTDQVWDPLSSSQTSRLVAFMQRLIKDYPTVLHGDNRNTQELLRTIVIRIRRTLDDDIFLPLFPKNVMENKNSGPYLFSQRQFWSCVKLLGNILMWDGILSQSALKELAVDSTLNRYLLAALQTTDANEEHVEKGRRVVECFPVQWFSSLKGQQTLPQLENFCRYLKHLASSLYRSCVAGSDVEKRNVREQIKDVIRLLGRLNALDHVIAVASEHGIKDIKTLLENK